The DNA window TCTCAAAGAGGGGGAGCACACCGATCCCGTGATCTTTTCGCTAGAAGCCGGTACTCACCAACTTCGCCTCCGAAACCGTGAGGACGGCACCCGGCTCCGTCGGCTGCGTGTAACCAACCGCTCGGCGACCGGTCTCCGGGTCGTTCGTCCGTAACCGGGGGCTCCGAGCCGAGATTGTGCTTGGAGCAAGCAAAGGAACCGACGTAGGAGGTACGGGGGGGCGAGCACAGGCGGTCGCAAGACGTTCCTTGACGATGTGCCTTTTTCGATTACACGATGGCCCTGTCGGCCAATACTCAGAAGCTTCTCACATTCAATGGGTACGTCTCCGACATTCTCGAAATCGCCGGTTGGAGTGGACGTGGGCGGTACATTCACCGACTTCGTCAGGGTAACGGATGAGGGCCTTCGGGTACACAAGGAGCCGACCTCGGATCCACAACACGAGGCCGTGGTGGGGGGGATGGAAGCAGTAGAGGGGGACACGGAAGCGCCCGTCGTTCACGGCACCACGGCCGCGACGAACGCACTGCTGGAACGGCAAGGAGCCCGCACGGCGCTCGTGACGACTGAGGGCTTTTCGGACGTGCTCGCCATCGGTCGCCAGAACCGACCCGACCTTTACGATCTTCACCCGTCTCGTCCTGCGCCTCTCGTTCCAGAAGAGCGGCGGCACGAAGTGCTGGAGCGATTGAGTGCTGCGGGAGAGACTCTTACACCGCTGGACGAGGCCGCCGTTCGGCGTCTGGGGGACACCCTGGCCGAACAGAATGTGGAGAGCATCGCACTCGTCTTTCTGTTTTCCTATCTAAACTCCACCCACGAGGAGCGGGTCGCACAACTTCTGCGGGAGGCGCTGCCCGATGTCCCGATCACGCGCAGCAGCGCTCTTTTGCCCGAGTATCGAGAGTATGAGCGCACGGCGACGACGGTCGTCAATGCCTACGTGCGCCCGCAGGTGGCCCGCTATCTGAGACGGCTCGACGACGAGCTCGGGAGCCGGTCCGTTCGGGTCATGCAGTCGAATGGAGGCACGATTGGCCTCGATACGGCCGCGGACGAGCCCGCCCGGCTTGCCCTCAGCGGGCCGGCGGGGGGGGTTGTGGGGGCGCTCGGCGTCGCCCGGCGGGCCTTTGAGACGGACACGCCGCGCATCATGACCCTCGACATGGGAGGAACGAGTGCGGATGTGGCGCTCTGTGACGGCGCGGTGCCTCGCACCACCGAGCACACAATTGCCGACCTGCCGCTGCGCTTGCCCTCGACCGACATCCACACCGTGGGGGCGGGCGGTGGAAGCATTGCACACGTCGATGCGGGCGGCAGCCTGCGGGTGGGCCCCGAGAGTGCCGGGGCCGAGCCGGGACCGGTTTGTTATGGGCGGGGCGGCACCGAACCGACGGTGACCGACGCACATCTCGTGCTCGGCCGTCTCCACCCGGACCACGTGTTGGGCGGGGCCGACACGCTCGACATGGCGCCCGAGGCGGCCCGCACGGCTGTTACCGAGCTGGGCACAAGGATTGACCGTTTCCCAGAAGAGGCGGCCCTTGGTATTCTGCGAGTGGCGAATGCGACGATGGAGCGGGCGCTACGCCGCGTGTCGATCGAGCGGGGACACGATCCGCGCGACTACACGCTCGTGCCGTTCGGAGGAGCCGGCCCCCTCCACGCCGTCGCGTTGGCAGAGGCCTTGGGCATGGAACGTGTCCTTATTCCTCCCACCCCTGGTGTTCTCAGTGCCCTGGGCCTCCTCATGGCCGATGTGGTGTACGACACCGCCCGGGCCGTTCTGGCGCGTGCCGAAGCGTTGATGGACGA is part of the Salinibacter sp. 10B genome and encodes:
- a CDS encoding hydantoinase/oxoprolinase family protein, whose product is MGTSPTFSKSPVGVDVGGTFTDFVRVTDEGLRVHKEPTSDPQHEAVVGGMEAVEGDTEAPVVHGTTAATNALLERQGARTALVTTEGFSDVLAIGRQNRPDLYDLHPSRPAPLVPEERRHEVLERLSAAGETLTPLDEAAVRRLGDTLAEQNVESIALVFLFSYLNSTHEERVAQLLREALPDVPITRSSALLPEYREYERTATTVVNAYVRPQVARYLRRLDDELGSRSVRVMQSNGGTIGLDTAADEPARLALSGPAGGVVGALGVARRAFETDTPRIMTLDMGGTSADVALCDGAVPRTTEHTIADLPLRLPSTDIHTVGAGGGSIAHVDAGGSLRVGPESAGAEPGPVCYGRGGTEPTVTDAHLVLGRLHPDHVLGGADTLDMAPEAARTAVTELGTRIDRFPEEAALGILRVANATMERALRRVSIERGHDPRDYTLVPFGGAGPLHAVALAEALGMERVLIPPTPGVLSALGLLMADVVYDTARAVLARAEALMDDPSPLMEAREAAAHGVRSVLDDYGDPMLDLELDLRYAGQSYELSVPLETPVTSDHVADAVADFHERHRERYGHADPDESVEIVALRVRGRVAVPPPELPQEPKTDQPLDAARLGTRPVWFEPEGPTETPAYARTNLQHGHMIDGPAILHQYDTTIVVPPGWHAHIDARQNVRIER